A window from Romeriopsis navalis LEGE 11480 encodes these proteins:
- a CDS encoding glycosyltransferase has product MSSSRAIDNFSLMPRTVGDHQASSTPAKSPKISIVMTIYNREDYLPQAIESILSQSYTDFELILWDDGSTDQSLEIANYYAAQDHRIQIITAAHQGRGPAIADACRFAQGEYIGLVDSDDLLAQTALAETSQYLDTHSAVGLVYTDYQIINADGSIQGYGHHCQRPYSPQQLLVEFMVFHFRLMRASVYRQIGGFNPEFVYAQDYDICLRFSEVTIIEPLKRPLYYYRHHKNNISCEKRIDQILFSKRAIEAALDRRGMAQEFELEFQISAQCNLVSKSPR; this is encoded by the coding sequence ATGTCTTCATCCCGTGCGATCGATAATTTCTCACTTATGCCAAGAACCGTGGGCGATCATCAAGCAAGCAGCACACCGGCAAAGTCACCCAAAATCTCCATTGTGATGACGATCTATAACCGTGAAGATTATCTACCACAGGCGATCGAAAGTATTCTCAGCCAATCATATACCGACTTTGAGCTGATTCTCTGGGATGATGGCTCCACCGATCAATCCCTCGAAATTGCGAATTACTATGCGGCTCAAGATCACCGGATTCAGATCATTACTGCAGCGCATCAAGGACGTGGCCCCGCGATCGCTGATGCTTGCCGGTTCGCCCAAGGTGAATATATTGGCCTTGTGGATAGTGATGACTTACTAGCGCAAACAGCGCTAGCTGAAACCAGCCAATATCTTGACACCCATTCAGCAGTGGGTTTGGTCTACACCGACTATCAGATCATTAATGCCGATGGCTCCATCCAAGGCTACGGCCATCATTGCCAAAGACCCTATAGTCCGCAGCAGCTATTGGTTGAATTTATGGTGTTTCACTTCCGTTTGATGCGGGCGAGTGTTTACCGTCAGATTGGTGGATTTAATCCGGAATTTGTCTACGCACAGGATTATGACATTTGTCTACGATTTTCCGAAGTGACCATAATTGAGCCATTAAAGCGACCACTCTATTACTATCGTCATCATAAAAATAATATCTCCTGCGAAAAGCGCATTGACCAAATTCTCTTTAGCAAACGCGCGATCGAAGCCGCCCTCGATCGTCGGGGGATGGCACAGGAGTTTGAGCTCGAGTTTCAGATTTCGGCCCAGTGCAATCTGGTGAGTAAATCTCCGCGTTAG
- a CDS encoding CARDB domain-containing protein, whose amino-acid sequence MTISAGSIAVAAPSPGCPDGWVPSPGPGKCQPENLTGKRPGIGKRILKRRRPDLKIRSYRFSRIAKKRVRVRIANVGRRAARPSVLMLTVRKINGTKVARRVRVRVPMIRAGKSVVVMVNAKSILPKSVALKKTTFRLKADSTNRVRERNERNNTAMHRF is encoded by the coding sequence ATGACAATATCCGCGGGTTCGATCGCTGTTGCGGCACCCAGCCCCGGTTGCCCCGATGGATGGGTGCCATCACCTGGCCCCGGCAAATGCCAGCCCGAGAACTTAACGGGTAAGCGCCCCGGAATTGGCAAACGGATTCTCAAACGTCGTCGCCCTGACCTGAAGATTCGCAGCTATCGTTTCAGCCGCATCGCCAAGAAGCGAGTGCGAGTACGGATCGCAAATGTTGGTCGTCGCGCCGCCCGCCCCAGTGTCCTGATGCTAACGGTCCGTAAAATTAACGGTACAAAGGTTGCCCGTCGAGTGCGCGTCCGAGTGCCAATGATCAGAGCTGGTAAGTCCGTTGTCGTTATGGTGAATGCCAAGTCGATCTTGCCGAAGTCTGTTGCCTTGAAGAAAACGACTTTCCGCTTAAAGGCCGATAGCACGAACCGCGTACGCGAGCGGAATGAGCGCAACAACACAGCGATGCACCGGTTCTAA